A stretch of the Epinephelus fuscoguttatus linkage group LG2, E.fuscoguttatus.final_Chr_v1 genome encodes the following:
- the usp10 gene encoding ubiquitin carboxyl-terminal hydrolase 10 isoform X1 yields MASYSNQYIFGEFSPDEINQFFVTPRCYVELPPFNDKVPCVTQSSGSYCTPAVPYIMESMGLQVCAEDYQRIEFGVDEVMDSKPVGVNDPLFKVSSTLNPQAPEFILGCQPAQKAQQTAPPAADVPDGADFNSLDGPDSEASAMDNHQACQDMDGLPGSLGQRERKKKKKRPPGYYNYLDPSTGSNSSSAADGTPVTALVNGHAMGGPHHIAEDVDGKALSGAELSTPGPVSTATSTAAVAAAKFAPTSTANQRTCDSPDDSSLDLTSGAASLSDGNNATSSSSSSSQSRGMTEGPRTADQQPDHLAPQSPELSDTPHSPRSKSPLPPSAAVATPSVTTSITTTELEGRELADSGVANGLAEPDTPVSADEHKEDCESGEQAQQVCPDSAAQSVVTEQAHSPVTPAAPTANLPKSWASLFHNSKPLPGGPQAFVEVKNVVEVVSPSLATPEQPEKVGEVKEGPVHVSEDPMAPKLAELIENVKLIHKPVSLQPRGLINKGNWCYINATLQALIACPPMYHLMKSIPLHNETQRPCTSTPMMDNFVRLVNEFNNMPVPSKAKQQAVGDKVMKDIRPGVPFEPTYIYRLLTLIKSSLSEKGRQEDAEEYLGFTLNGLHEEMLALKKLISPQEEKAPTPNGPESQPGVEEDVADKEEEGSEDEWEQVGPRNKTSITRQADFVRTPITDIFGGHIRSVVYQQNSKESATLQPFFTLQLDIQSEKIRTVQEALETLVARESVQGYTTKTKQEIEISRRVTLEELPPVLVLHLKRFVFEKTGGCQKLTKNIDYPVDLEISKDLLSSGVRSKVVKGQRTYRLFAVVYHHGNSATGGHYTTDVFHIGLNGWLRIDDQTVKVINQYQVVKQTAERTAYLLYYRRVDLL; encoded by the exons TACATCTTCGGGGAATTCAGCCCTGATGAGATCAATCAGTTTTTTGTGACTCCACGATGTTATGTCGAG CTTCCTCCGTTCAACGACAAAGTCCCGTGCGTCACTCAGTCTTCTG GAAGTTACTGCACTCCTGCTGTACCTTATATTATGGAGTCTATGGGACTGCAGGTTTGCG CAGAAGACTATCAACGCATTGAGTTTGGTGTTGACGAGGTGATGGACTCCAAGCCTGTTGGGGTGAACGATCCTTTGTTCAAGGTGTCGAGCACCCTGAACCCCCAGGCTCCAGAGTTCATCCTGGGCTGCCAGCCGGCCCAGAAGGCTCAACAGACGGCTCCTCCAGCAGCTGATGTCCCTGATGGAGCTGACTTCAACTCGCTGGATGGCCCTGACTCTGAGGCCTCAGCCATGGACAATCACCAGGCCTGCCAGGACATGGACGGACTCCCTGGCAGCCTGGGACAgcgagagaggaagaaaaagaaaaagcgaCCGCCGGGGTATTACAACTACCTGGACCCATCAACGGGCAGTAacagcagcagtgcagcagaTGGGACGCCTGTGACAGCACTGGTGAACGGACATGCAATGGGCGGCCCACACCACATTGCTGAAGATGTGGACGGTAAGGCATTATCAGGGGCTGAACTTTCCACCCCTGGACCTGTCTCCACGGCAACATCTACAGCTGCTGTGGCAGCAGCCAAGTTTGCCCCCACATCCACTGCCAATCAGAGGACTTGTGATAGCCCTGATGACTCTTCTTTGGACTTAACAAGTGGAGCTGCCTCTTTATCAGATGGCAACAATGcaacttcctcctcttcatcctcctctcaaAGCAGAGGGATGACAGAGGGACCGAGGACTGCAGATCAGCAGCCAGATCATTTGGCTCCACAGAGCCCCGAACTTTCAGATACTCCACACAGCCCGCGCTCCAAatcccctcttcctccttcagCTGCTGTGGCCACCCCCTCTGTCACCACTTCCATTACGACTACTGAACTGGAGGGAAGGGAGCTAGCAGACAGCGGGGTGGCCAATGGGTTAGCAGAGCCTGATACTCCCGTCAGTGCAGATGAACACAAAGAAGACTGTGAGAGTGGGGAACAGGCTCAGCAGGTCTGCCCAGACTCCGCTGCCCAGTCGGTAGTGACAGAGCAGGCCCATTCGCCTGTGACTCCAGCTGCACCTACTGCCAACCTCCCCAAATCTTGGGCTAGCCTCTTCCACAACTCCAAGCCTCTGCCTGGGGGCCCTCAGGCCTTTGTGGAGGTAAAGAATGTTGTGGAAGTTGTGTCTCCCTCCCTCGCTACGCCAGAGCAGCCCGAGAAAGTTGGGGAGGTCAAAGAAGGCCCTGTCCACGTTTCAGAGGATCCTATGGCCCCTAAACTTGCAG AACTTATTGAGAATGTGAAGTTGATACATAAACCAGTGTCTTTGCAGCCGAGAGGACTGATCAACAAGGGAAACTGGTGCTATATCAACGCT ACCCTACAGGCCCTGATTGCGTGCCCTCCCATGTATCACCTGATGAAGTCCATTCCTCTGCATAATGAAACGCAGAGACCGTGCACCTCCACACCCATGATGGACAACTT CGTAAGGCTGGTGAACGAGTTCAACAACATGCCTGTGCCATCTAAAGCCAAACAGCAAG CTGTTGGTGATAAGGTCATGAAAGACATTCGGCCCGGTGTACCTTTTGAACCGACCTACATTTACAGACTCCTCACTCTCATCAAGTCAAGTCTCTCCGAGAAG GGTCGACAAGAGGATGCGGAGGAGTATCTTGGCTTCACTCTCAATGGACTGCACGAGGAGATGCTGGCTTTGAAAAAACTAATCTCGCCTCAGGAAGAGA AAGCTCCCACACCCAACGGGCCAGAGTCCCAGCCAGGTGTGGAGGAAGATGTGGCTGATAAGGAGGAAGAAGGTAGTGAGGACGAGTGGGAGCAAGTTGGCCCCAGAAACAAGACTTCCATCACTCGCCAAGCTGACTTTGTCCGCACACCCATCACTGACATATTTGGTGGGCACATCAG ATCGGTGGTGTATCAACAAAACTCTAAAGAGTCGGCCACTCTGCAGCCTTTCTTTACCCTGCAGCTGGACATCCAGTCAGAGAAGATACGCACAGTCCAGGAGGCTCTGGAGACCTTGGTGGCCAGAGAGTCAGTCCAGGGCTACACCACAAAAACCAAGCAGGAG ATTGAGATCAGTCGGAGGGTGACTCTGGAGGAGCTCCCCCCTGTGCTGGTGCTCCATCTCAAGAGATTTGTTTTTGAGAAGACTGGAGGCTGCCAGAAGCTGACAAAGAACATTGATTACCCCGTTGATTTGGAAATCAGCAAAG ATCTCTTGTCCTCTGGAGTGCGGAGCAAAGTTGTGAAAGGCCAAAGAACTTACAGGCTCTttgcag TTGTCTATCACCATGGGAACAGCGCGACAGGCGGTCATTACACCACGGATGTCTTCCACATTGGTCTTAACGGCTGGCTGCGCATTGACGACCAGACAGTGAAGGTCATCAACCAGTACCAGGTGGTGAAGCAGACTGCAGAGCGCACCGCCTACCTGCTGTACTACCGCCGCGTCGACCTGCTGTag
- the usp10 gene encoding ubiquitin carboxyl-terminal hydrolase 10 isoform X2 produces the protein MASYSNQYIFGEFSPDEINQFFVTPRCYVELPPFNDKVPCVTQSSGSYCTPAVPYIMESMGLQVCEDYQRIEFGVDEVMDSKPVGVNDPLFKVSSTLNPQAPEFILGCQPAQKAQQTAPPAADVPDGADFNSLDGPDSEASAMDNHQACQDMDGLPGSLGQRERKKKKKRPPGYYNYLDPSTGSNSSSAADGTPVTALVNGHAMGGPHHIAEDVDGKALSGAELSTPGPVSTATSTAAVAAAKFAPTSTANQRTCDSPDDSSLDLTSGAASLSDGNNATSSSSSSSQSRGMTEGPRTADQQPDHLAPQSPELSDTPHSPRSKSPLPPSAAVATPSVTTSITTTELEGRELADSGVANGLAEPDTPVSADEHKEDCESGEQAQQVCPDSAAQSVVTEQAHSPVTPAAPTANLPKSWASLFHNSKPLPGGPQAFVEVKNVVEVVSPSLATPEQPEKVGEVKEGPVHVSEDPMAPKLAELIENVKLIHKPVSLQPRGLINKGNWCYINATLQALIACPPMYHLMKSIPLHNETQRPCTSTPMMDNFVRLVNEFNNMPVPSKAKQQAVGDKVMKDIRPGVPFEPTYIYRLLTLIKSSLSEKGRQEDAEEYLGFTLNGLHEEMLALKKLISPQEEKAPTPNGPESQPGVEEDVADKEEEGSEDEWEQVGPRNKTSITRQADFVRTPITDIFGGHIRSVVYQQNSKESATLQPFFTLQLDIQSEKIRTVQEALETLVARESVQGYTTKTKQEIEISRRVTLEELPPVLVLHLKRFVFEKTGGCQKLTKNIDYPVDLEISKDLLSSGVRSKVVKGQRTYRLFAVVYHHGNSATGGHYTTDVFHIGLNGWLRIDDQTVKVINQYQVVKQTAERTAYLLYYRRVDLL, from the exons TACATCTTCGGGGAATTCAGCCCTGATGAGATCAATCAGTTTTTTGTGACTCCACGATGTTATGTCGAG CTTCCTCCGTTCAACGACAAAGTCCCGTGCGTCACTCAGTCTTCTG GAAGTTACTGCACTCCTGCTGTACCTTATATTATGGAGTCTATGGGACTGCAGGTTTGCG AAGACTATCAACGCATTGAGTTTGGTGTTGACGAGGTGATGGACTCCAAGCCTGTTGGGGTGAACGATCCTTTGTTCAAGGTGTCGAGCACCCTGAACCCCCAGGCTCCAGAGTTCATCCTGGGCTGCCAGCCGGCCCAGAAGGCTCAACAGACGGCTCCTCCAGCAGCTGATGTCCCTGATGGAGCTGACTTCAACTCGCTGGATGGCCCTGACTCTGAGGCCTCAGCCATGGACAATCACCAGGCCTGCCAGGACATGGACGGACTCCCTGGCAGCCTGGGACAgcgagagaggaagaaaaagaaaaagcgaCCGCCGGGGTATTACAACTACCTGGACCCATCAACGGGCAGTAacagcagcagtgcagcagaTGGGACGCCTGTGACAGCACTGGTGAACGGACATGCAATGGGCGGCCCACACCACATTGCTGAAGATGTGGACGGTAAGGCATTATCAGGGGCTGAACTTTCCACCCCTGGACCTGTCTCCACGGCAACATCTACAGCTGCTGTGGCAGCAGCCAAGTTTGCCCCCACATCCACTGCCAATCAGAGGACTTGTGATAGCCCTGATGACTCTTCTTTGGACTTAACAAGTGGAGCTGCCTCTTTATCAGATGGCAACAATGcaacttcctcctcttcatcctcctctcaaAGCAGAGGGATGACAGAGGGACCGAGGACTGCAGATCAGCAGCCAGATCATTTGGCTCCACAGAGCCCCGAACTTTCAGATACTCCACACAGCCCGCGCTCCAAatcccctcttcctccttcagCTGCTGTGGCCACCCCCTCTGTCACCACTTCCATTACGACTACTGAACTGGAGGGAAGGGAGCTAGCAGACAGCGGGGTGGCCAATGGGTTAGCAGAGCCTGATACTCCCGTCAGTGCAGATGAACACAAAGAAGACTGTGAGAGTGGGGAACAGGCTCAGCAGGTCTGCCCAGACTCCGCTGCCCAGTCGGTAGTGACAGAGCAGGCCCATTCGCCTGTGACTCCAGCTGCACCTACTGCCAACCTCCCCAAATCTTGGGCTAGCCTCTTCCACAACTCCAAGCCTCTGCCTGGGGGCCCTCAGGCCTTTGTGGAGGTAAAGAATGTTGTGGAAGTTGTGTCTCCCTCCCTCGCTACGCCAGAGCAGCCCGAGAAAGTTGGGGAGGTCAAAGAAGGCCCTGTCCACGTTTCAGAGGATCCTATGGCCCCTAAACTTGCAG AACTTATTGAGAATGTGAAGTTGATACATAAACCAGTGTCTTTGCAGCCGAGAGGACTGATCAACAAGGGAAACTGGTGCTATATCAACGCT ACCCTACAGGCCCTGATTGCGTGCCCTCCCATGTATCACCTGATGAAGTCCATTCCTCTGCATAATGAAACGCAGAGACCGTGCACCTCCACACCCATGATGGACAACTT CGTAAGGCTGGTGAACGAGTTCAACAACATGCCTGTGCCATCTAAAGCCAAACAGCAAG CTGTTGGTGATAAGGTCATGAAAGACATTCGGCCCGGTGTACCTTTTGAACCGACCTACATTTACAGACTCCTCACTCTCATCAAGTCAAGTCTCTCCGAGAAG GGTCGACAAGAGGATGCGGAGGAGTATCTTGGCTTCACTCTCAATGGACTGCACGAGGAGATGCTGGCTTTGAAAAAACTAATCTCGCCTCAGGAAGAGA AAGCTCCCACACCCAACGGGCCAGAGTCCCAGCCAGGTGTGGAGGAAGATGTGGCTGATAAGGAGGAAGAAGGTAGTGAGGACGAGTGGGAGCAAGTTGGCCCCAGAAACAAGACTTCCATCACTCGCCAAGCTGACTTTGTCCGCACACCCATCACTGACATATTTGGTGGGCACATCAG ATCGGTGGTGTATCAACAAAACTCTAAAGAGTCGGCCACTCTGCAGCCTTTCTTTACCCTGCAGCTGGACATCCAGTCAGAGAAGATACGCACAGTCCAGGAGGCTCTGGAGACCTTGGTGGCCAGAGAGTCAGTCCAGGGCTACACCACAAAAACCAAGCAGGAG ATTGAGATCAGTCGGAGGGTGACTCTGGAGGAGCTCCCCCCTGTGCTGGTGCTCCATCTCAAGAGATTTGTTTTTGAGAAGACTGGAGGCTGCCAGAAGCTGACAAAGAACATTGATTACCCCGTTGATTTGGAAATCAGCAAAG ATCTCTTGTCCTCTGGAGTGCGGAGCAAAGTTGTGAAAGGCCAAAGAACTTACAGGCTCTttgcag TTGTCTATCACCATGGGAACAGCGCGACAGGCGGTCATTACACCACGGATGTCTTCCACATTGGTCTTAACGGCTGGCTGCGCATTGACGACCAGACAGTGAAGGTCATCAACCAGTACCAGGTGGTGAAGCAGACTGCAGAGCGCACCGCCTACCTGCTGTACTACCGCCGCGTCGACCTGCTGTag
- the usp10 gene encoding ubiquitin carboxyl-terminal hydrolase 10 isoform X3 produces MASYSNQYIFGEFSPDEINQFFVTPRCYVELPPFNDKVPCVTQSSAEDYQRIEFGVDEVMDSKPVGVNDPLFKVSSTLNPQAPEFILGCQPAQKAQQTAPPAADVPDGADFNSLDGPDSEASAMDNHQACQDMDGLPGSLGQRERKKKKKRPPGYYNYLDPSTGSNSSSAADGTPVTALVNGHAMGGPHHIAEDVDGKALSGAELSTPGPVSTATSTAAVAAAKFAPTSTANQRTCDSPDDSSLDLTSGAASLSDGNNATSSSSSSSQSRGMTEGPRTADQQPDHLAPQSPELSDTPHSPRSKSPLPPSAAVATPSVTTSITTTELEGRELADSGVANGLAEPDTPVSADEHKEDCESGEQAQQVCPDSAAQSVVTEQAHSPVTPAAPTANLPKSWASLFHNSKPLPGGPQAFVEVKNVVEVVSPSLATPEQPEKVGEVKEGPVHVSEDPMAPKLAELIENVKLIHKPVSLQPRGLINKGNWCYINATLQALIACPPMYHLMKSIPLHNETQRPCTSTPMMDNFVRLVNEFNNMPVPSKAKQQAVGDKVMKDIRPGVPFEPTYIYRLLTLIKSSLSEKGRQEDAEEYLGFTLNGLHEEMLALKKLISPQEEKAPTPNGPESQPGVEEDVADKEEEGSEDEWEQVGPRNKTSITRQADFVRTPITDIFGGHIRSVVYQQNSKESATLQPFFTLQLDIQSEKIRTVQEALETLVARESVQGYTTKTKQEIEISRRVTLEELPPVLVLHLKRFVFEKTGGCQKLTKNIDYPVDLEISKDLLSSGVRSKVVKGQRTYRLFAVVYHHGNSATGGHYTTDVFHIGLNGWLRIDDQTVKVINQYQVVKQTAERTAYLLYYRRVDLL; encoded by the exons TACATCTTCGGGGAATTCAGCCCTGATGAGATCAATCAGTTTTTTGTGACTCCACGATGTTATGTCGAG CTTCCTCCGTTCAACGACAAAGTCCCGTGCGTCACTCAGTCTTCTG CAGAAGACTATCAACGCATTGAGTTTGGTGTTGACGAGGTGATGGACTCCAAGCCTGTTGGGGTGAACGATCCTTTGTTCAAGGTGTCGAGCACCCTGAACCCCCAGGCTCCAGAGTTCATCCTGGGCTGCCAGCCGGCCCAGAAGGCTCAACAGACGGCTCCTCCAGCAGCTGATGTCCCTGATGGAGCTGACTTCAACTCGCTGGATGGCCCTGACTCTGAGGCCTCAGCCATGGACAATCACCAGGCCTGCCAGGACATGGACGGACTCCCTGGCAGCCTGGGACAgcgagagaggaagaaaaagaaaaagcgaCCGCCGGGGTATTACAACTACCTGGACCCATCAACGGGCAGTAacagcagcagtgcagcagaTGGGACGCCTGTGACAGCACTGGTGAACGGACATGCAATGGGCGGCCCACACCACATTGCTGAAGATGTGGACGGTAAGGCATTATCAGGGGCTGAACTTTCCACCCCTGGACCTGTCTCCACGGCAACATCTACAGCTGCTGTGGCAGCAGCCAAGTTTGCCCCCACATCCACTGCCAATCAGAGGACTTGTGATAGCCCTGATGACTCTTCTTTGGACTTAACAAGTGGAGCTGCCTCTTTATCAGATGGCAACAATGcaacttcctcctcttcatcctcctctcaaAGCAGAGGGATGACAGAGGGACCGAGGACTGCAGATCAGCAGCCAGATCATTTGGCTCCACAGAGCCCCGAACTTTCAGATACTCCACACAGCCCGCGCTCCAAatcccctcttcctccttcagCTGCTGTGGCCACCCCCTCTGTCACCACTTCCATTACGACTACTGAACTGGAGGGAAGGGAGCTAGCAGACAGCGGGGTGGCCAATGGGTTAGCAGAGCCTGATACTCCCGTCAGTGCAGATGAACACAAAGAAGACTGTGAGAGTGGGGAACAGGCTCAGCAGGTCTGCCCAGACTCCGCTGCCCAGTCGGTAGTGACAGAGCAGGCCCATTCGCCTGTGACTCCAGCTGCACCTACTGCCAACCTCCCCAAATCTTGGGCTAGCCTCTTCCACAACTCCAAGCCTCTGCCTGGGGGCCCTCAGGCCTTTGTGGAGGTAAAGAATGTTGTGGAAGTTGTGTCTCCCTCCCTCGCTACGCCAGAGCAGCCCGAGAAAGTTGGGGAGGTCAAAGAAGGCCCTGTCCACGTTTCAGAGGATCCTATGGCCCCTAAACTTGCAG AACTTATTGAGAATGTGAAGTTGATACATAAACCAGTGTCTTTGCAGCCGAGAGGACTGATCAACAAGGGAAACTGGTGCTATATCAACGCT ACCCTACAGGCCCTGATTGCGTGCCCTCCCATGTATCACCTGATGAAGTCCATTCCTCTGCATAATGAAACGCAGAGACCGTGCACCTCCACACCCATGATGGACAACTT CGTAAGGCTGGTGAACGAGTTCAACAACATGCCTGTGCCATCTAAAGCCAAACAGCAAG CTGTTGGTGATAAGGTCATGAAAGACATTCGGCCCGGTGTACCTTTTGAACCGACCTACATTTACAGACTCCTCACTCTCATCAAGTCAAGTCTCTCCGAGAAG GGTCGACAAGAGGATGCGGAGGAGTATCTTGGCTTCACTCTCAATGGACTGCACGAGGAGATGCTGGCTTTGAAAAAACTAATCTCGCCTCAGGAAGAGA AAGCTCCCACACCCAACGGGCCAGAGTCCCAGCCAGGTGTGGAGGAAGATGTGGCTGATAAGGAGGAAGAAGGTAGTGAGGACGAGTGGGAGCAAGTTGGCCCCAGAAACAAGACTTCCATCACTCGCCAAGCTGACTTTGTCCGCACACCCATCACTGACATATTTGGTGGGCACATCAG ATCGGTGGTGTATCAACAAAACTCTAAAGAGTCGGCCACTCTGCAGCCTTTCTTTACCCTGCAGCTGGACATCCAGTCAGAGAAGATACGCACAGTCCAGGAGGCTCTGGAGACCTTGGTGGCCAGAGAGTCAGTCCAGGGCTACACCACAAAAACCAAGCAGGAG ATTGAGATCAGTCGGAGGGTGACTCTGGAGGAGCTCCCCCCTGTGCTGGTGCTCCATCTCAAGAGATTTGTTTTTGAGAAGACTGGAGGCTGCCAGAAGCTGACAAAGAACATTGATTACCCCGTTGATTTGGAAATCAGCAAAG ATCTCTTGTCCTCTGGAGTGCGGAGCAAAGTTGTGAAAGGCCAAAGAACTTACAGGCTCTttgcag TTGTCTATCACCATGGGAACAGCGCGACAGGCGGTCATTACACCACGGATGTCTTCCACATTGGTCTTAACGGCTGGCTGCGCATTGACGACCAGACAGTGAAGGTCATCAACCAGTACCAGGTGGTGAAGCAGACTGCAGAGCGCACCGCCTACCTGCTGTACTACCGCCGCGTCGACCTGCTGTag